Within Bacillus sp. E(2018), the genomic segment CATGAATCTCTGCACCACTTCCCCCTTCACCTGTTTCTAACACAATAATTTCAGGTTGACCTGCCACTTCTGGTGCATAGCTTCCGATTTTCTTAAAACCTAATAGTTCTGTTAGCACTTCTACAGTTGGTTCAGCCGATGGCACAGTTAACCTTACAGGTCCAAGCCCAACGACTGCATACTCTTGTGGTGTTGTGCTTTTGCTCCACGGCTGGCCTCCAGCAACACCTTTGTTGTTTTCGTCAGAAACTAAAATCATTCTTTGACCTTCTGGATCTCTAAAGGCCAACGTGTTACGGCCTGCACGTTTCATAATATCTTCTGCTTCAATACCATGTTCTTTTAAACGATCTTTCCAAAAGCGAAGTGCATCATCATTTTTTACTCGAAGGGAGATAGCTGAAATACTGTTGTTACCATCATGGTTTCTTCCGGCCATCGGAATTTCAAAAAACGTAAGCTCTGTTCCTGGATTCCCCTTTTCATCACCGTAAAACAAATGATAAACACTTGTGTCATCCTGATTTACTGTTTTTTTGATCAGCCTTAAACCCATTACTTCTGTATAAAATCTAAAGTTTTCGGGAGCTTTTGCAGTTAACGCGGAAACATGGTGAATTCCTTTAAGTTTCATCATTATCCCTCTTCCATTCCATTTTCTTTTATTATCTCCCTTTGCTTAGAAAATGCCCAATAAAAAGCTTTGTGTACATATGAATGCTGTTAACTCACGGTGACGAAAAAGAAACTCCTTATAAAAAGGAGTCTCTGTAGTCTCAAGTTTTAATTCTATTCTACTTCCAAATAGTGCATACTGAACCAGTTCTTATCATCACACCACACTTTTTTCGGTGTGAATCCACATTGTCTCGCCATATGTTGAAACTCTTGAATCGTAAACTTATAGGAATTCTCAGTGTGAATGGTCTCACCTTCAGTAAAGGAGATTTTTTCATTACCAATGGTGATCGTATGATTTACAAGGCTCACAAGGTGCATTTCAATTCTTCCCTTTTCTGCATGATAAAAAGCATGATGTTTAAATTTCTCAAGATTAAAGTTTGCCAAAAGTTCTCTATTCAAACGGTTTAATAAGTTTGTATTGAATTGACTTGTAATCCCTTTATTATCATTGTAAGCCGCATTCAATACAGCAGGATCTTTTTTCATATCTACTCCGATCAACAAACCGCCTTTTGGCCGAAGAAAATTTGCTGTCATCTTTAAAAATTTCATTCTTTCCTCAGGCTCAAAGTTCCCAATCGTAGATCCCGG encodes:
- a CDS encoding ring-cleaving dioxygenase, with product MKLKGIHHVSALTAKAPENFRFYTEVMGLRLIKKTVNQDDTSVYHLFYGDEKGNPGTELTFFEIPMAGRNHDGNNSISAISLRVKNDDALRFWKDRLKEHGIEAEDIMKRAGRNTLAFRDPEGQRMILVSDENNKGVAGGQPWSKSTTPQEYAVVGLGPVRLTVPSAEPTVEVLTELLGFKKIGSYAPEVAGQPEIIVLETGEGGSGAEIHVEERNDLPQERLGRGGVHHVAFRVDNEDELHEWIEKVKTSRFPNSGFVDRFYFKSLYFREPNRILFELATDGPGFDTDEDIEHLGESLALPPFLEPHREEIEAKLKPLDTKQ
- the egtD gene encoding L-histidine N(alpha)-methyltransferase; the protein is MKTIRSNVHYHIGNEPETDMYSEVLHGLQQEKKFISPKYFYDKKGSELFEAITMLKEYYPTRTELLILNKCKDEMAHAIGRDTALVEFGSGSSEKVRTLLEAMPELKEYVPIDISKDFLYQSARALSIEYPHLDVHAVSADYTDKFEVPDLKSKRKAVFFPGSTIGNFEPEERMKFLKMTANFLRPKGGLLIGVDMKKDPAVLNAAYNDNKGITSQFNTNLLNRLNRELLANFNLEKFKHHAFYHAEKGRIEMHLVSLVNHTITIGNEKISFTEGETIHTENSYKFTIQEFQHMARQCGFTPKKVWCDDKNWFSMHYLEVE